The following coding sequences lie in one Silene latifolia isolate original U9 population chromosome 5, ASM4854445v1, whole genome shotgun sequence genomic window:
- the LOC141654764 gene encoding putative zinc finger A20 and AN1 domain-containing stress-associated protein 8 yields MSNMNNPPLCANGCGFYGNPTQHNLCSKCYKDSLKQAALQQEQTRTTRTNNNNKDDIVTKVGVESGSETQMNKKMKKRCGCCKKRVGLTGFECRCGEVYCGSHRYPELHSCPFDFKGLELESLSKTLFSAAECKADKLHYRL; encoded by the coding sequence ATGAGCAACATGAATAACCCACCTCTTTGTGCAAATGGATGCGGATTCTATGGGAATCCGACCCAACACAATCTTTGTTCTAAGTGTTACAAAGATTCCCTCAAGCAAGCTGCCTTACAACAAGAACAAACTCGTACTACTCGTACAAATAATAACAACAAAGACGACATCGTCACTAAGGTCGGTGTCGAAAGTGGGAGTGAGACTCAGATGAataagaagatgaagaagaggtGTGGTTGTTGCAAGAAACGGGTTGGGCTGACGGGTTTCGAGTGCAGGTGCGGAGAAGTGTATTGTGGGTCTCACAGGTACCCTGAGTTGCATTCTTGTCCGTTTGATTTCAAGGGACTCGAACTTGAGTCTTTGTCCAAGACTTTGTTTTCTGCGGCCGAGTGCAAGGCTGATAAACTTCATTACCGCTTGTAA